One region of Gloeocapsopsis sp. IPPAS B-1203 genomic DNA includes:
- a CDS encoding sulfotransferase — translation MTMPNFLVVGAAKAGTTALYYYLKQHPQIYMSPEKEPKFFALEGDKLDFRGPGDRENICKSAITDIETYRQLFQGVTNEIAIGEASPLYLYSPKAAERIKKYIPDAKLIAILRNPIERAYSGYIMHVREGRETAKDFAEALQQEETRIRNNWGWGHYVNVGFYHTQLKRYLELFDREQIRVYLYEDLKTDPIKLVQDIFKFLGVDDTFVPDTSLKYNVAGVPKNDAIKTLIKNFSSIKPAMNLLVPDKLRHYLRSKIYEKPPTLSKEIHQNLIEVYREDILSLQKFLQRDLSKWLE, via the coding sequence ATGACAATGCCAAATTTTCTAGTTGTCGGAGCAGCTAAAGCAGGTACAACGGCACTCTACTACTACCTCAAGCAGCATCCTCAGATCTATATGAGTCCTGAAAAAGAGCCAAAATTTTTTGCGCTTGAAGGAGATAAACTAGACTTTCGCGGACCAGGCGATCGCGAGAATATCTGTAAAAGTGCAATTACAGACATCGAAACATATCGTCAGTTATTTCAAGGAGTTACAAACGAAATTGCTATTGGTGAAGCCTCTCCGCTGTATCTTTATAGTCCCAAAGCTGCTGAGCGTATTAAAAAGTATATCCCTGATGCTAAGCTGATCGCGATTTTAAGAAACCCAATAGAGCGGGCTTACTCAGGATATATCATGCATGTAAGAGAGGGACGAGAAACAGCAAAAGACTTTGCTGAGGCTCTACAACAAGAAGAAACCCGAATTCGCAACAACTGGGGATGGGGACATTATGTCAACGTAGGATTTTATCACACTCAACTGAAGCGCTATTTAGAGCTTTTTGATCGAGAGCAAATAAGAGTGTATCTTTACGAAGATTTAAAAACAGATCCGATAAAATTGGTACAAGACATTTTTAAGTTTCTTGGTGTAGACGACACGTTTGTGCCTGATACATCGTTGAAATACAACGTGGCTGGTGTGCCTAAAAACGATGCTATAAAAACTCTCATTAAAAATTTTAGTTCTATCAAACCAGCAATGAATCTTTTGGTTCCAGACAAATTACGTCATTATCTGAGAAGCAAAATCTACGAAAAGCCACCAACCCTCTCAAAGGAGATACATCAGAATCTCATTGAGGTTTATCGAGAAGATATTCTAAGTCTTCAAAAGTTTCTGCAGCGCGATCTCTCGAAATGGTTAGAATAA
- a CDS encoding sulfotransferase domain-containing protein, protein MKMPNFLIIGAAKAGTTALYNYINQHPQVFMSSEKEPHFFAFEGEKVNFAGTAGENEWLNRTAITNLEAYQQQFRESKETAIGEASALYLYIPKAAARIRHYIPEVKLIAILRNPVERAYSAFVFQKRDGLEPDLDFSQALAEEEWRRQNNWVPIYYYQHMGFYYHQVKRYFDLFPQEQIKVYLYDDFTSNPLSILQDSFQFLGIDDTFNPNTTARHNVSGIPKNKALHEFLRAESHPVKTLLKPLIPTSLRRNVMLNLHNNNLEKAPPLAQDIRKQLIEVYKEDILKLQDLIQKDLSKWLQE, encoded by the coding sequence ATGAAAATGCCCAATTTTCTAATTATCGGTGCAGCTAAAGCAGGTACAACTGCACTATATAACTATATTAATCAGCATCCACAAGTTTTCATGAGTTCTGAAAAAGAACCACATTTTTTTGCTTTTGAAGGAGAAAAGGTAAACTTTGCTGGAACAGCAGGTGAGAATGAATGGTTAAATCGCACTGCAATTACTAATCTTGAGGCTTATCAACAACAATTTCGTGAATCAAAAGAAACAGCGATTGGTGAAGCATCTGCGTTGTATTTGTATATTCCCAAAGCAGCCGCACGAATTCGGCATTACATACCAGAAGTAAAGCTCATTGCTATTTTACGTAATCCAGTTGAGAGAGCATACTCTGCGTTTGTTTTTCAGAAGCGAGATGGACTTGAGCCTGACTTAGACTTTTCTCAAGCTCTTGCAGAAGAAGAGTGGCGCAGACAAAATAACTGGGTGCCGATTTACTATTATCAGCATATGGGATTTTACTATCATCAAGTTAAGCGCTATTTTGACTTATTTCCTCAAGAGCAAATCAAAGTTTATCTTTATGATGATTTTACTTCAAATCCTTTGAGTATCTTGCAAGATTCTTTTCAATTTCTTGGCATAGATGATACATTCAATCCTAATACAACTGCTAGACATAACGTTTCAGGAATCCCTAAGAATAAAGCATTGCATGAGTTTTTAAGAGCAGAAAGTCATCCTGTTAAGACACTTCTTAAACCACTCATTCCTACAAGCTTACGTCGCAACGTTATGCTGAATCTACATAATAATAATTTAGAAAAAGCGCCGCCTCTTGCACAAGACATTCGTAAACAACTTATTGAAGTGTATAAAGAAGACATTTTGAAGTTACAAGATCTTATCCAAAAAGACTTATCTAAATGGTTGCAAGAATAA
- a CDS encoding glycosyltransferase yields MSEANLNPLVSVIINNYNYGRFLPEAIESVLSQTYTNIEIIVVDDGSIDNSREVIASYQDKIIPVLKENGGQASAFNAGFKASSGDIICMLDSDDVFIPEKVTEIVKIFNQHSDIGWCFHRLRFVEAKTGEYIKLSRESGTRVCDFRAKLKNDGKLPFYSPATSGLCFERSLLQQILPMPEIIRITSDNYLKIAAAALSKGYFLDNQLAYLRLHGSNNYTEKPDKQHLVARVAILTAYNLREKWPFLAKYTNKLFSRGIGIARKTGKITPEDTLAIKTYLSSISPWEKMEISARSVYFYLKS; encoded by the coding sequence ATGAGCGAAGCAAATTTGAATCCTTTGGTTAGTGTAATTATCAATAATTACAACTATGGTCGCTTTTTACCTGAAGCCATAGAAAGTGTTTTAAGTCAAACTTACACCAACATTGAAATTATTGTAGTGGATGATGGCTCAATCGATAACTCTCGTGAAGTCATTGCAAGTTATCAAGATAAAATCATTCCTGTTCTTAAAGAAAATGGCGGACAAGCATCTGCATTCAATGCCGGATTTAAGGCAAGCAGCGGCGATATTATTTGTATGCTTGACTCTGACGACGTATTTATTCCAGAAAAAGTTACAGAGATAGTCAAAATATTTAATCAACACTCAGATATTGGCTGGTGTTTTCATCGGTTACGATTTGTAGAGGCAAAAACGGGTGAGTACATCAAGCTAAGTCGTGAAAGCGGCACGCGCGTGTGTGACTTTAGAGCAAAACTGAAAAATGATGGAAAGCTACCATTTTACAGCCCAGCTACCTCTGGTTTGTGTTTTGAGCGATCGCTTCTCCAGCAAATCTTACCCATGCCTGAAATCATCAGAATCACAAGCGATAACTATTTAAAAATTGCAGCTGCAGCTTTAAGTAAAGGCTACTTTCTAGATAACCAACTAGCCTATTTAAGATTACACGGCAGTAATAATTACACTGAAAAACCTGACAAACAACATCTAGTAGCAAGAGTAGCCATCTTAACCGCATATAACTTACGTGAAAAATGGCCATTTTTAGCAAAATACACAAACAAGCTATTTTCTCGTGGTATTGGTATTGCTCGAAAAACTGGCAAAATTACACCTGAAGATACACTTGCTATCAAAACTTATTTATCTAGTATTTCACCTTGGGAGAAAATGGAAATTAGTGCTAGATCTGTTTACTTTTACTTAAAATCGTGA